In one window of Plasmodium cynomolgi strain B DNA, chromosome 13, whole genome shotgun sequence DNA:
- a CDS encoding 8-amino-7-oxononanoate synthase (putative), whose product MHLNKLVDFNYSVGLDVLKNFDIVNYLIVVIVLLAVVLAIFNEDASAGSPRLSWVLGEFLPIQQSIFSLNANAEKKLFKKKNSKTYAFITFVCNLFIKLKCSISEGTFLHLLKGFYKNGINKLVLYKNLVVLKNKSESKRHFYYLILKDKYNLPIEKNENEMKSYLDAKRELVRMNKWAFMWRVSGVKDEYITCENTKVRPISSYSYLDFIREPLVQNSAIKAAMEWSTGNHGPRLLGGNNEILRDLEKKVGQFFGRNDSILAVCGFLACMSGIAAVARPNDLVLYDSRTHACVKIGIQISGAKAYTFKHNDYNHLEILLQKYRSKYRTCWKLCVKYNSKLFVDEAHGLGVLGKTGRGLEEHFNMPGSVDLIVGTFSKSIGSVGGYIVGSDEVIEFMDIHCIGNVFSAPLPSYCAGAALKAFELIDTQPWRIEKLKFNTKYLRNGLRTGMGLWPKDYPESNKYVIEGDDETSVIPVIFPNDPDRLLKICNVLFQKKWMISAVTYPACPLKLPRFRVTATSAYSLEYMNDFIRDLINATVSVEPSPFDNGLL is encoded by the exons atgcacctGAACAAGCTCGTAGATTTCAACTACTCCGTGGGATTAGATGTACTGAAAAATTTTGACATAGTTAACTACCTAATAGTAGTCATTGTACTGCTAGCAGTAGTGCTAGCCATATTTAATGAAGACGCATCGGCGGGCTCTCCAAGGTTATCATGGGTATTAGGAGAGTTCCTACCAATTCAGCAatcgattttttcattaaatgcCAATGCagagaagaaattatttaagaagaaaaatagcaaaacATATGCATTTATCACCTTTGTTTGTAATTTGTTTATCAAGTTGAAGTGTTCAATCTCGGAAGGGACCTTTCTACATCTACTAAAAGGGTTCtacaaaaatggaatcaACAAATTAGTACTCTACAAAAATTTGGttgtcttaaaaaataaatctgaATCGAAAAGAcacttttattatttgattCTAAAGGATAAGTATAATCTACCAATTGAGAAgaatgaaaatgaaatgaagaGCTATTTAgatgcaaaaagggaactggttcgaatgaacaaatgggCCTTTATGTGGAGGGTATCAGGAGTAAAGGACGAATACATCACCTGTGAAAATACCAAAGTGAGACCCATATCGTCTTATTCTTATCTAGACTTTATAAGGGAACCACTCGTACAAAATTCTGCCATTAAAGCAGCTATGGAATGGTCTACAGGAAATCATGGTCCCAGATTGCTAGGAGGGaataatgaaattttaagagacttagaaaaaaaggtgggacaattttttggtaGAAATGATTCCATTTTAGCCGTTTGTGGATTTTTAGCTTGCATGTCTGGGATCGCAGCTGTTGCTAGGCCAAATGACCTCGTCCTTTATGACAGCCGAACACATGCATGTGTAAAAATAGGAATCCAAATAAGTGGTGCCAAGGCATACACATTTAAACATAACGATTATAACCATCTAGAAATCCTActtcaaaaatatagaagTAAATATAGAACCTGTTGG AAATTGTGTGTTAAATATAATTCCAAGTTATTTGTTGATGAAGCACATGGGTTGGGTGTACTAGGAAAAACAGGGAGAGGTTTAGAAGAGCATTTCAACATGCCAGGTTCTGTAGATTTAATAGTTGGAACTTTTAGTAAATCTATCGGTTCTGTTGGAGGATATATTGTCGGATCTGATGAGGTCATCGAATTTATGGATATCCATTGCATAGGCAATGTTTTTTCAGCCCCACTACCTTCTTACTGTGCAGGTGCTGCATTAAAAGCCTTCGAATTGATAGACACACAACCTTGGAGAATTGAGAAGCTGAAATTCAACACCAAATATTTAAGAAATGGATTAAGGACAGGTATGGGCTTATGGCCAAAGGATTATCCAGAGAGTAATAAATATGTCATCGAAGGGGATGATGAGACGAGTGTCATTCCagtaatttttccaaatgatCCTGATAGATTACTAAAAATTTGTAATGttctttttcaaaagaaATGGATGATTTCGGCTGTTACGTATCCTGCTTGTCCATTGAAGCTAcctaggtttagggttactGCCACGTCTGCATATTCATTGGAGTACATGAACGACTTTATTCGCGATTTGATTAATGCGACTGTTAGCGTGGAGCCCTCTCCGTTTGATAACGGCCTTTTGTGA
- a CDS encoding hypothetical protein (putative) produces the protein MGRSSTRSSSSFRCGGRRGYPVEPGDSQKKHLQSTHHKYADEKLRTESKFNEKHFAEDKKRVNDFRSNKMALPRGSRDDKKTESKQMLYSSKPTKEYDNNNSPKKKWSEKEIEELIFKYKKNDKYESARKKNHFDKRHTYQDTRTNYDSLSYRGNVLFSSENDPRGVYFDRGASAATMAGTIAATTAGGTTAADGDKVDDYAGVSLSSRRRHDLRDSPSRVYYHRVSEHTDYCKRDSIISDLSCASGLLPSTCREDYDREESATRGGRDTIWRDSHRCTSLNSDDNRGDLAADYSKCYKKRLSGNVIGDSRRKGMDHMNQSGKSTHLGNKNGEEIDLTGEYSDEESKEKKMYHNYSKDKKNLYGTFFNLTSKYEKVKNKKGDSHKEGFKLDEADVRSRIKSCNGDQVRQNKLIRDPLRSDNTFSSHFYKSRDSNFDKISALFDTDRKKKKYADVADIENYVKGFDVKRSRFSRRDSNHKGERLFKGSPCFDDILKHSSDDSCSYEVCPVRKGPKEGIRGSSWGDREGGKTTKSLRGSPIKPFSPLHTLEKKSLRGSVTKRGKNSPTNVRLGEKTNPFNIDDTKVHSNHFKNTQLHGSPRSHASNDCSTLYDYVNYAKRGTRGYCDSDVHLNSSPRGYYPSGVNDVCAKSRDRFSSLLRKIQTKKNYKNDDPNFSHVKSTTWRRGSYLDGDDEMFPLHSYATKNTHFEKSRGGHNGRSSCPPNGRSGDGKDESYGGKFRTGELPKDVQKQCLRNSWREKKQIKNLLSYVCDEGGGERDEFLRNIGKKYLFTEGEELLNSILNLKKMKSSRQVGGDADEGGYDGDGPKECYEKERKANYHSWKYNPDGKSSKGNMGETVSFQYLKNRSYTRPMHVGDFDVGDAQAADCANGVDDRDCADLYDHGYSGEYGEEHSGEHIGERTDKEQGNPSRQGSSYCRDVLFLLFLYLLKILYYLVRYLVQLALLIMVYFYHVMRTKSLATIFISVVVAVPLFLLLLSVLILSYRSVNTEFFDRDI, from the exons ATGGGTAGAAGTAGCACCCGCAGCAGCAGTAGCTTCCGTTGCGGGGGAAGGCGTGGCTACCCGGTGGAACCAGGGGACTCCCAAAAGAAGCACCTCCAAAGTACACACCACAAATACGCAGATGAGAAGCTACGGACTGAAAGCAAGTTTAACGAAAAACATTTTGCGGAAGATAAAAAACGAGTCAATGACTTTAGGAGCAATAAAATGGCACTACCCCGAGGAAGCagggatgataaaaaaacggaaagCAAACAAATGCTATACTCTTCCAAACCTACGAAAGaatatgataataataattcacccaagaaaaaatggtcaGAGAAAGAAATAGAGGAGTtgatatttaaatataaaaagaatgacaaATATGAATCTGctcggaaaaaaaaccattttgACAAAAGGCACACGTACCAGGATACGAGGACGAACTACGACTCGCTAAGTTATCGTGGCAATGTACTATTTAGCTCGGAAAATGACCCCAGAGGTGTGTATTTCGACAGAGGCGCGTCCGCTGCGACTATGGCGGGTACTATCGCGGCCACTACTGCAGGTGGAACCACTGCGGCAGATGGGGACAAGGTGGATGATTATGCTGGTGTGTCCCTTTCAAGTAGAAGAAGACACGACTTGAGGGATTCCCCCTCCAGAGTATACTACCACCGAGTAAGTGAGCACACGGATTACTGCAAAAGAGACAGCATTATCAGTGACTTATCCTGCGCTAGTGGATTATTGCCGTCCACGTGCAGGGAGGACTACGATAGGGAGGAGAGTGCCACACGCGGAGGGAGAGACACTATCTGGCGAGACTCCCATAGGTGCACCTCTCTCAATAGCGATGACAATCGCGGAGACCTCGCCGCAGATTACTCCAAATGTTACAAAAAACGGTTAAGTGGAAATGTAATCGGAGATAGTCGCAGAAAGGGCATGGATCATATGAACCAGTCAGGCAAATCAACCCATttaggaaataaaaatggagaggaaatTGATTTGACAGGAGAATATTCTGACGAGGAatcgaaggaaaaaaaaatgtaccatAATTACtcaaaagataaaaaaaatttatatgggacttttttcaatttaacGAGCAAGtatgaaaaagtgaaaaacaaGAAAGGGGACAGCCATAAGGAGGGCTTCAAATTAGACGAAGCAGATGTCAGGTCGAGAATCAAATCCTGCAACGGGGACCAGGTAAGACAAAACAAGCTAATTAGAGATCCCCTACGAAGTGATAATACTTTTTCgagccatttttacaaaagcaGAGACTCCAATTTTGACAAAATCAGTGCATTATTCGACAcagacaggaaaaaaaaaaagtatgcagATGTGGCCGATATAGAAAATTACGTAAAAGGATTTGATGTGAAGAGAAGCAGATTTTCAAGGAGGGATTCTAACCATAAGGGAGAAAGACTGTTTAAGGGTTCCCCCTGCTTTGATGATATTCTCAAGCACAGTTCGGATGATTCCTGTAGTTATGAAGTTTGCCCTGTAAGGAAAGGACCCAAAGAAGGTATACGAGGTAGCAGCTGGGGTGATcgtgaaggggggaaaacaacCAAGTCGTTAAGGGGCAGTCCAATTAAGCCATTTAGCCCTCTCCACActctagaaaaaaaatcccttaGAGGAAGCGTTacaaagaggggaaaaaacagccCTACAAATGTACGTTTAGGTGAAAAGACAAACCCTTTTAATATAGATGACACAAAAGTACACTCAAACCATTTCAAAAATACACAGCTACATGGGAGCCCCCGTTCGCATGCCTCCAATGACTGCTCCACCTTATATGATTATGTAAACTAcgccaaaaggggaactaGAGGTTACTGTGATAGTGATGTCCATTTAAATAGCTCACCGAGAGGCTATTACCCCTCTGGTGTTAATGACGTATGTGCAAAAAGCAGAGACAGATTTTCGTCCCTTCTGAGGAAAattcaaacaaaaaagaattacaaaaatgatgacccGAATTTCTCTCATGTTAAGTCTACTACATGGAGGAGGGGTTCCTACCTGGACGGGGATGACGAGATGTTCCCGCTTCATTCCTACGCCACGAAAAATACACACTTTGAGAAATC TAGAGGAGGTCACAATGGTCGAAGTTCTTGTCCCCCAAATGGTCGCAGTGGAGACGGTAAGGATGAGTCTTATGGAGGGAAATTTCGCACGGGGGAACTCCCCAAAGATGTACAGAAGCAATGTTTGCGTAACTCctggcgggaaaaaaaacagataaagAATCTGCTAAGTTACGTTTGTGAcgaaggagggggagaaagggATGAGTTTTTAAGAAACATAGGAAAGAAATACCTCTTcacagaaggggaagaattACTAAATAGTATTctgaatttgaaaaaaatgaaatcgtCTCGACAAGTTGGAGGCGATGCGGATGAAGGGGGCTACGACGGCGATGGTCCTAAGGAGTGCTACGAAAAGGAACGGAAGGCGAATTACCACAGTTGGAAGTACAACCCAGATGGGAAGAGTAGTAAAGGCAATATGGGTGAGACGGTTTCGTTTCAGTATTTGAAGAACCGCTCCTACACGAGGCCCATGCATGTTGGAGATTTTGATGTGGGTGATGCCCAGGCTGCCGATTGCGCGAATGGCGTGGATGACCGCGACTGTGCGGATTTGTATGACCACGGGTATAGTGGCGAGTACGGTGAAGAGCACAGCGGGGAGCACATCGGAGAGCGTACCGACAAGGAGCAAGGGAACCCAAGCCGCCAGGGCTCTTCCTACTGTCGCGACGTTTTATTCCTCCTCTTTCTTtaccttttaaaaattttatactaTTTAGTCAGATACCTTGTGCAGCTTGCACTGCTGATCATGGTGTACTTTTATCACGTAATGCGCACGAAATCTCTTGCAACGATATTCATTTCAGTCGTGGTTGCggttcctctttttttgttgcttctgTCAGTGCTTATATTGTCCTACAGAAGCGTGAACACGGAGTTTTTCGATCGGGACATCTAA
- a CDS encoding hypothetical protein (putative) — MQIFETFKNGFMKEQRIFGGMREEDRAEENLPWEGRQNGEFSFFTNTFFEIIYKDFTTHLQTIQREIIIKLQEDEAYEEKSFYEIFSKFFHKYYRIKESVVFSFFVFEDYPFSKPYVNIENLPFCFLKKTHTKLKGDKYNQKNILNILLHQQKKGWIPKITIGNLFEECQKLVHIIFFFYQYKIYLFFYYLMKHKIFELFLKSNCRVNLETYPLVYAYVAAVDRKLVTQKTEKKNYSNLMYSIDNCECINQDFLLYKFFYNYKKLKRKLVSRALDDVDDDDEGKTAPTGHLMQMKKKRYEYYIYLFFLLFLFFLPLFIKNVFIYHTEEIQHYLQNAGNSSFVHFENVASDTKGRENHPLFWVYMGGISRVSSAWMGDDVKKGHPGERAHTVRGKTDKEEVSKSGDSLVGSSDSREEGQEGRVTSSVVSTPHDGEKDNGMSTDEVNAQNGGKSGAPPKAFATALLAISEFLLFTLGVIYNLHLLKKRMEHNNLVLNTCSAILILYSPSFISKNTNYVRTLSLGLLFWAINLILQKKMYISICVYFIATYFDLRNLSFFVPFLFIYVYISSMYVRRKGNKVKTSLKNWFHVCKYVLLYVLSYGVITYILFYIFSADQIGWVGTAKRCVRFLGTHLERTGEAFAGRSYVSSSFRAATGGNGSTHSGRIVDGGDILIVGNSHHAQIFFLSLIPHMFSALFNYLLVVNTIAKLYVSLAVSCITFFFTSWGDSNSCDYFLTVLHILQFLFINVVRSSSILFNILISSFILLTSDTFNVYLFCLTIFYFVLHIYLMFPWVNFLPNINYHIRVCFHLVSQVCRYAFCNLLHLYETSIKNVALSFVVILFPHSSSVIAALHEKNTKHIIQRKEIQRKIIFCLCSHLSRDCLHIPLTFFSLTLFLLLGFLRLHSPQKSPRTALCTLKCLVVTTLLAILL, encoded by the exons atgcaaatttttgaaaCGTTTAAAAATGGCTTCATGAAGGAGCAGCGCATCTTCGGTGGGATGAGAGAGGAGGACAGGGCAGAAGAGAATCTCCCATGGGAAGGGcgtcaaaatggtgaattttccttcttcaccaaCACCTTCTTCGAAATTATATACAAAGATTTCACTACCCATTTGCAAACCATTCAAAGGGAGATCATAATTAAGTTACAGGAGGATGAAGCGTACGAAGAAAAATCCTTTTATGagattttttccaagttcTTCCATAAATACTATAGAATAAAAGAAAGTGttgtgttttcatttttcgtttttgagGACTACCCGTTTAGCAAGCCATACGTCAACATAGAAAATCtacccttttgttttttaaaaaaaacgcacacaaAATTGAAGGGAGATAAATATAATCAGAAAAACATACTCAACATTTTACTTCACCAACAGAAGAAAGGGTGGATCCCCAAAATTACCATCGGAAATTTATTCGAAGAGTGCCAAAAGCTTGTTCAtataatcttttttttttatcaatacaaaatttacctttttttttattacctaATGAagcataaaatatttgaacTTTTTCTCAAAAGCAACTGCAGGGTGAACTTGGAGACTTACCCCCTCGTCTATGCCTACGTAGCTGCGGTAGATAGAAAGCTAGTTACacaaaaaacagaaaaaaaaaattattccaatTTGATGTACAGCATTGATAACTGCGAATGCATTAATCAAGATTTCCttttgtataaatttttttacaattataagAAGCTAAAAAGGAAGTTGGTCAGCCGTGCTCTGGACGATgttgatgatgatgatgaaggGAAGACTGCCCCTACAGGACACCTAATgcagatgaaaaaaaaacgatatgagtattatatatatttgtttttccttcttttcctttttttcctccccctatttattaaaaatgtgtttatatACCACACGGAGGAAATTCAGCATTATCTTCAGAACGCAGGGAACAGCAGTTTTGtgcattttgaaaatgtggCTAGTGACAccaaagggagggaaaaccATCCGCTGTTCTGGGTTTACATGGGAGGAATAAGCAGGGTGAGCTCCGCGTGGATGGGTGACGATGTGAAGAAGGGCCATCCCGGTGAAAGGGCACACACAGTACGTGGAAAGACGGACAAGGAAGAAGTGAGCAAATCGGGGGATAGCCTCGTAGGAAGCAGTGACAGTAGGGAGGAGGGCCAAGAGGGAAGGGTGACAAGCTCTGTGGTGAGTACACCACACGACGGAGAAAAAGATAATGGAATGAGCACAGATGAGGTGAACGCACAGAACGGGGGGAAGAGCGGAGCCCCCCCAAAGGCCTTCGCCACCGCGTTGCTAGCCATCTCCGAGTTCCTCCTCTTCACGCTGGGGGTCATCTACAATTTgcatttactaaaaaaaaggatggaaCACAACAACCTGGTGTTAAACACCTGCTCAGCCATTCTAATCCTGTACAGCCCAAGTTTTATTTCCAAGAATACCAACTACGTAAGGACTCTATCCCTGGGTTTGCTATTCTGGGCCATCAACTTAattttgcagaaaaaaatgtatatatccATTTGTGTGTATTTTATAGCCACCTATTTTGACCTCCGTAATTTGAGTTTTTTCGTCCCCTTTCTGTTTATCTATGTATACATTAGCAGCATGTACGTGAGGAGAAAAGGCAACAAGGTGAAGACCTCACTTAAAAATTGGTTCCACGTTTGCAAGTATGTGCTCCTTTACGTGCTGTCATATGGTGTGatcacatatattttattttatattttttccgctGACCAAATAGGATGGGTGGGCACAGCGAAACGATGTGTACGTTTTCTGGGCACCCATTTGGAACGCACGGGAGAGGCCTTTGCAGGAAGAAGCTATGTCTCGTCGTCCTTTCGAGCAGCAACCGGAGGGAATGGAAGTACACACTCGGGAAGAATCGTGGACGGAGGGGACATCCTCATCGTTGGGAATTCCCATCACGCGcagatcttttttttgtctcttaTCCCTCACATGTTCAGCGCCCTCTTTAATTACCTCCTTGTGGTGAATACCATTGCTAAGCTGTACGTCTCCCTCGCAGTTTCATGCATCACGTTTTTCTTTACCTCCTGGGGGGATTCGAACTCGTGCGATTATTTCCTAACTGTGTTGCACATTTTGCAGTTCCTTTTTATCAACGTTGTTCGCAGCTCAAGCATACTCTTCAATATTCTCATTTCATCCTTCATACTTCTAACGAGTGATACATTTAACGTGTACCTGTTTTGTctaaccattttttattttgttcttcatatttatttaatgttCCCTTGGGTGAATTTCCTTCCCAATATTAATTATCATATTCGTGTTTGCTTTCATTTGGTAAGTCAAGTGTGCAGGTATGCTTTTTGTAACTTGCTTCATTTGTATGAGAcgagtataaaaaatgttgccCTTTCCTTCGTggttattctttttcctcaCTCCTCATCCGTTATCGCGGCACTGCATGAGAAGAACACCAAGCACATCATTCAGCGGAAGGAAATCCAACGGaagattattttttgtttgtgttCCCATTTATCTCGCGACTGTTTGCACATCCCCCTGACGTTTTTCTCTCTGACGCTTTTTCTGCTGCTTGGCTTTCTGCGG ctACACTCCCCCCAGAAATCCCCCCGAACTGCCCTCTGCACATTGAAGTGTTTAGTCGTGACCACCTTGCTGGCAATACTTCTG